A single window of Periophthalmus magnuspinnatus isolate fPerMag1 chromosome 22, fPerMag1.2.pri, whole genome shotgun sequence DNA harbors:
- the ak7b gene encoding adenylate kinase 7 — translation MEKKSSLKRVFLNNIDSYSSKYIATFLSECVVGAHGEDEEEEEEESVDTSSKEKAFEIVGTVSEVSHENRGYVVEQYCQLKREELLPKLMDCNVIVYNITQHQDQVDEAFWAVTTLHNELDNFTGPKMFILVSTVMTWACRKPIDPEDEDRPFTDEDFRRRRPHANFKAHNDLEKRVVKLGKTNKSMFCTYVVVSGMQYGMGEQIFHYFFKTSWEGLKPHIPVFGDGTNIVPTIHINDLASVIQNVIEHRPRPYYLLAVDYSTHTLEEIVQAIAKSLGPGTIKKMPLTEACLIRELTVMEIDYMTVNLRMESAYLKEQLSVSWQCENGLVEHIDQVVQEYRQNRGLQPIRICVLGPPAVGKSTLSKMICDHYKLHHVKLKPTITETIAQLKETLSKDPSAENESTADAQELLNSLNESMEQNEGILEEHLLLKVIRDKLLTKPCLNQGFVLDGFPKTYDQAKELYESKDTLFFSKYEEEDETTFKNMLPEFVFVLDASDLFLKERVINLPETEVEKNNYEPDHFLRRLSQYRQRNSKDTVSDFYDELNITTLNLEITSNYEPNCLLLLEKIIETVGPPRNYGPTVEEVEEEEWKKMEEEQRRAAQRKEEEEEREAEEARERAARWEEWSRSLEELRREEEDLLEEQTAQMRSYLMEHVMSTLSQGLVSVCSAQPQDPVDFLAEYLLKNNPSNWTKL, via the exons ATGGAGAAAAAGTCCTCACTGAAGCGCGTTTTCCTCAACAACATAGACTCCTACTCATCTAAATACATAGCCACG TTTTTGTCTGAGTGTGTTGTTGGAGCTCAtggtgaggatgaggaggaggaggaggaagagtcaGTGGACACCAGCAGTAAAGAAAAAGCCTTTGAGATAGTGGGAACTGTCTCTGAAGTGTCACATGAGAACAGAGGGTATGTGGTGGAGCAGTACTGT caGCTGAAAAGGGAGGAGCTTCTACCCAAACTTATGGACTGTAATGTGATTGTTTATAACATTACTCAACATCAGGACCAAGTGGACGAGGCTTTCTGGGCTGttacaa CCCTTCACAATGAGTTGGACAATTTCACTGGGCCAAAGATGTTCATCCTTGTGTCCACAGTCATGACCTGGGCCTGTAGAAAGCCCATTGATCCA GAGGATGAAGACCGGCCTTTCACTGATGAAGATTTCCGGCGGCGACGACCTCATGCAAACTTCAAAGCTCACAACGATCTGGAGAAGAGGGTGGTGAAACTGGGAAAAACG AATAAAAGCATGTTCTGCACTTATGTCGTGGTGTCGGGGATGCAGTATGGCATGGGCGAGCAGATCTTCCATTACTTTTTCAAG ACATCATGGGAGGGACTCAAACCACACATTCCTGTTTTTGGGGATGGCACCAACATTGTCCCCACTATTCACATCAACGACCTCGCAAG TGTGATACAGAATGTGATTGAACACCGCCCAAGGCCATACTACCTGCTGGCTGTCGACTATTCCACTCACACTCTGGAGGAGATCGTACAG GCAATTGCGAAATCACTCGGACCAGGGACTATCAAGAAAATGCCATTAACAGAAGCCTGCCTTATCAGAGAACTCACT GTTATGGAAATTGACTACATGACGGTGAATTTGAGAATGGAGTCGGCCTATTTGAAAGAGCAGCTGTCTGTTTCTTGGCAGTGTGAAAATGGACTGGTGGAACACATTGATCAAGTGGTTCAGGAATACAGACAAAACAGAGGACTACAG CCCATCCGCATTTGTGTTTTGGGGCCCCCAGCTGTTGGGAAGAGTACTCTGTCCAAAATGATCTGTGATCACTATAAACTTCACCATGTCAAACTGAAGCCGACCATTACAGAGACTATTGCTCAGCTG AAGGAAACGCTGAGTAAAGATCCTTCAGCAGAGAATGAGAGCACAGCAGACGCCCAGGAGCTGCTGAACAGTCTGAATGAAAGTATGGAGCAGAACGAAG GTATTTTGGAAGAGCACCTGCTGTTGAAAGTCATAAGGGATAAACTGCTGACTAAACCCTGCCTGAACCAGGGCTTTGTTTTGGACGGATTCCCCAAAACTTATGACCAAGCTAAAGAACTGTATGAAAGTAAGGACACACTATTTTTCAGTAAAT atgaagaagaggatgaaacgaccttcaaaaacatgctgCCAG AGTTCGTGTTTGTGCTCGATGCCTCcgatttgtttttgaaagaacgAGTGATAAACTTACCTGAGACGGAGGTGGAGAAGAATAACTATGAACCCGACCACTTCCTACGGAGACTGAGCCAATACAGACAAAGGAACAGCAAAGACACTGTCAGCGACTTTTATGACGAGTTAAACATAACGACTTTGAACCTGG AAATCACAAGCAACTACGAACCCAACTGCCTCCTGCTCCTGGAGAAGATCATCGAAACCGTAGGTCCACCGCGAAACTACGGCCCCACCGtcgaagaggtggaggaggaagagtggaaaaagatggaggaggaacagaggagggcggcgcagagaaaagaggaagaggaggaacgggaggcagaggaggccCGAGAGAGAGCTGCGCGATGGGAGGAATGG TCCAGGTCTTTGGAGGAGCTGCGTCGTGAGGAGGAGGATCTTCTGGAGGAGCAGACGGCACAGATGAGGAGTTACCTGATGGAGCACGTGATGTCCACTCTGTCCCAGGGGCTGGTGTCCGTCTGCTCCGCTCAGCCTCAAGACCCCGTCGACTTTCTG GCGGAATATTTGTTAAAGAACAACCCGTCGAACTGgaccaaactgtaa
- the galcb gene encoding galactocerebrosidase isoform X2, whose amino-acid sequence MKQTAPLVLLLILVTLDFNSAETYVLDDKNGLGRVFDGIGGLSGGGATTRLLVNYDEPYRSQILDYLFKPNFGASLHILKVEIGGDAQTTDGTEPSHMHYEDDENYFRGYEWWLMKEAKKRNPNITLIGLPWAFPGWVGRGKNWPYDFPDITASYVVNWILGAKQYHDLDIQYVGIWNERNFDSKYIKVLRDALDKAALSEVGVIAADGDWSIASSVIIDPLLYDAVKVIGAHYPGTDTVLDALKTQKQLWSSEDYSTFNDEVGGGCWARILNQNYVNGLMTATISWNLIASYYDDLPFGRDGLMTAEEPWSNNYVVESPIWVTAHTTQFAQPGWTYLQTVGHLVRGGSYVALTDRKGNLTVVIETMTHDHSVCIRPPLPAFNVTAQNATFHLKGSFASIEELQVWRSQFNFKTMKPVFFEKLRPLKVLDGTFTLQLKEDEVYTITTITTGKKGSYPDPPPSAPFPKVYKDDFNNKNPPFSEAPNFADQTGVFEYYKNLTDPGPHVFTLRQILTQTPITWATDADQTISVIGDYHWQNLTVSCDVFMEKVKTGGVFVAARVDKGGGSVRSARGVFYWVYADGTYKVTNDLAGQTVLAEGKSGTRAYGWHTLTLTVQGQYAFGLLNGYPLWKNAVALTPKNGWAAIGTNSYELAQFDNFAVKAE is encoded by the exons ATGAAGCAGACCGCGCCTTTGGTTCTGCTGCTAATTTTAGTAACTTTAGATTTTAATTCTGCTGAAACTTATGTCCTCGATGATAAAAACGGACTGGGCCGAGTGTTTGACGGGATTGGAGGTTTGAGCGGCGGAGGG GCAACCACTCGTTTACTTGTTAATTACGATGAGCCATATCGCAGCCAGATTTTAGACTACTTGTTTAAG CCCAACTTTGGCGCATCTTTGCACATTCTGAAGGTTGAGATTGGAGGAGATGCTCAAACTACTG ATGgaacagagccttcacacatgcaCTATGAAGACGATGAGAACTACTTCAGAGGGTACGAGTGGTGGCTCATGAAGGAAGCGAAGAAGAGGAACCCCAACATCACACTGATTG GTCTTCCTTGGGCCTTTCCGGGATGGGTTGGTCGTGGTAAAAACTGGCCGTACGACTTCCCCGACATCACGGCTTCGTATGTGGTGAACTGGATTCTGGGGGCAAAGCAGTACCATGACCTGGACATTCAGTATGTCGGG atttGGAATGAACGGAACTTTGACAGCAAATACATAAAG GTGCTCCGGGACGCTCTGGACAAAGCCGCTCTCTCAGAGGTGGGCGTCATTGCAGCAGATGGAGACTGGAGCATCGCCAGTAGTGTTATTATAGACCCGCTGCTTTATGACGCTGTTAAAGTCATCGG GGCGCACTACCCGGGCACAGACACTGTCCTGGACGCTCTGAAGACGCAGAAGCAGCTTTGGTCTTCGGAGGATTACAGCACTTTTAACGACGAGGTGGGAGGAGGCTGCTGGGCTCGAATCCTCAACCAGAACTATGTCAACGGCCTCATGACTGC GACTATTTCGTGGAACCTAATCGCCAGTTACTACGACGACCTCCCTTTCGGTCGAGACGGGCTGATGACGGCCGAGGAGCCCTGGAGCAACAACTACGTGGTGGAGTCTCCTATTTGGGTCACAG CTCACACTACACAGTTCGCTCAGCCCGGATGGACGTACTTACAGACTGTGGGGCATTTGGTGCGAGGGGGAAGTTACGTGGCTCTCACTGATAGAAAAGGGAATCTCACAGTCGTTATAGAGACGATG ACTCATGATCACTCTGTTTGTATAAGACCTCCACTTCCTGCTTTTAACGTCACGGCCCAGAATGCAACGTTTCACCTGAAGGGCTCATTT GCATCGATCGAGGAACTACAGGTTTGGCGATCGCAGTTTAACTTTAAAACCATGAAGCCTGTGTTTTTTGAGAAGCTACGTCCCCTGAag GTTTTGGATGGAACGTTCACGCTGCAGTTAAAAGAGGATGAAGTTTACAccataacaacaataacaacaggaAAGAAAGGCAGTTACCCTGATCCACCACCGTCGGCGCCATTTCCCAAAGTTTATAAAGACGATTTCAACAACA AAAACCCTCCTTTCTCTGAGGCTCCAAACTTCGCTGACCAGACTGGAGTTTTTGAATACTACAAAAATCTGACAGATCCTGGGCCccatgtttttactttgagaCAAATCCTGACTCAGACGCCGATCACATGGGCCACGGACGCAGATCAGACCATCAGCGTCATAGGCGATTATCACTG GCAGAATCTGACAGTCTCGTGCGACGTCTTTATGGAAAAGGTGAAGACTGGTGGGGTTTTCGTAGCAGCCAGAGTGGACAAAGGAGGCGGTTCCGTCCGCAGTGCCAGAGGAGTCTTCTACTGGGTCTATGCAGATGGAACGTACAAAGTCACTAATGACCTGG CTGGTCAGACTGTGCTCGCAGAGGGGAAGTCTGGTACACGCGCCTACGGTTGGCACACATTGACACTAACAGTCCAA GGGCAGTATGCATTTGGACTTCTGAACGGATACCCTCTGTGGAAGAACGCTGTGGCGCTCACTCCCAAAAACGGCTGGGCGGCCATTGGGACAAACTCGTATGAACTGGCTCAGTTTGATAACTTTGCAGTGAAAGCAGAGTAA
- the galcb gene encoding galactocerebrosidase isoform X1, whose product MKQTAPLVLLLILVTLDFNSAETYVLDDKNGLGRVFDGIGGLSGGGATTRLLVNYDEPYRSQILDYLFKPNFGASLHILKVEIGGDAQTTDGTEPSHMHYEDDENYFRGYEWWLMKEAKKRNPNITLIGLPWAFPGWVGRGKNWPYDFPDITASYVVNWILGAKQYHDLDIQYVGIWNERNFDSKYIKLLRYTLDKQGLEHVRIVASDNLWEPIALYVLKDPELSAAVDVIGAHYPGTDTVLDALKTQKQLWSSEDYSTFNDEVGGGCWARILNQNYVNGLMTATISWNLIASYYDDLPFGRDGLMTAEEPWSNNYVVESPIWVTAHTTQFAQPGWTYLQTVGHLVRGGSYVALTDRKGNLTVVIETMTHDHSVCIRPPLPAFNVTAQNATFHLKGSFASIEELQVWRSQFNFKTMKPVFFEKLRPLKVLDGTFTLQLKEDEVYTITTITTGKKGSYPDPPPSAPFPKVYKDDFNNKNPPFSEAPNFADQTGVFEYYKNLTDPGPHVFTLRQILTQTPITWATDADQTISVIGDYHWQNLTVSCDVFMEKVKTGGVFVAARVDKGGGSVRSARGVFYWVYADGTYKVTNDLAGQTVLAEGKSGTRAYGWHTLTLTVQGQYAFGLLNGYPLWKNAVALTPKNGWAAIGTNSYELAQFDNFAVKAE is encoded by the exons ATGAAGCAGACCGCGCCTTTGGTTCTGCTGCTAATTTTAGTAACTTTAGATTTTAATTCTGCTGAAACTTATGTCCTCGATGATAAAAACGGACTGGGCCGAGTGTTTGACGGGATTGGAGGTTTGAGCGGCGGAGGG GCAACCACTCGTTTACTTGTTAATTACGATGAGCCATATCGCAGCCAGATTTTAGACTACTTGTTTAAG CCCAACTTTGGCGCATCTTTGCACATTCTGAAGGTTGAGATTGGAGGAGATGCTCAAACTACTG ATGgaacagagccttcacacatgcaCTATGAAGACGATGAGAACTACTTCAGAGGGTACGAGTGGTGGCTCATGAAGGAAGCGAAGAAGAGGAACCCCAACATCACACTGATTG GTCTTCCTTGGGCCTTTCCGGGATGGGTTGGTCGTGGTAAAAACTGGCCGTACGACTTCCCCGACATCACGGCTTCGTATGTGGTGAACTGGATTCTGGGGGCAAAGCAGTACCATGACCTGGACATTCAGTATGTCGGG atttGGAATGAACGGAACTTTGACAGCAAATACATAAAG CTTCTTCGATACACTCTGGATAAACAGGGTCTGGAGCATGTTCGGATCGTTGCTAGTGACAACCTGTGGGAGCCCATAGCCTTGTACGTGCTAAAGGACCCCGAGCTCAGCGCAGCCGTAGATGTGATAGG GGCGCACTACCCGGGCACAGACACTGTCCTGGACGCTCTGAAGACGCAGAAGCAGCTTTGGTCTTCGGAGGATTACAGCACTTTTAACGACGAGGTGGGAGGAGGCTGCTGGGCTCGAATCCTCAACCAGAACTATGTCAACGGCCTCATGACTGC GACTATTTCGTGGAACCTAATCGCCAGTTACTACGACGACCTCCCTTTCGGTCGAGACGGGCTGATGACGGCCGAGGAGCCCTGGAGCAACAACTACGTGGTGGAGTCTCCTATTTGGGTCACAG CTCACACTACACAGTTCGCTCAGCCCGGATGGACGTACTTACAGACTGTGGGGCATTTGGTGCGAGGGGGAAGTTACGTGGCTCTCACTGATAGAAAAGGGAATCTCACAGTCGTTATAGAGACGATG ACTCATGATCACTCTGTTTGTATAAGACCTCCACTTCCTGCTTTTAACGTCACGGCCCAGAATGCAACGTTTCACCTGAAGGGCTCATTT GCATCGATCGAGGAACTACAGGTTTGGCGATCGCAGTTTAACTTTAAAACCATGAAGCCTGTGTTTTTTGAGAAGCTACGTCCCCTGAag GTTTTGGATGGAACGTTCACGCTGCAGTTAAAAGAGGATGAAGTTTACAccataacaacaataacaacaggaAAGAAAGGCAGTTACCCTGATCCACCACCGTCGGCGCCATTTCCCAAAGTTTATAAAGACGATTTCAACAACA AAAACCCTCCTTTCTCTGAGGCTCCAAACTTCGCTGACCAGACTGGAGTTTTTGAATACTACAAAAATCTGACAGATCCTGGGCCccatgtttttactttgagaCAAATCCTGACTCAGACGCCGATCACATGGGCCACGGACGCAGATCAGACCATCAGCGTCATAGGCGATTATCACTG GCAGAATCTGACAGTCTCGTGCGACGTCTTTATGGAAAAGGTGAAGACTGGTGGGGTTTTCGTAGCAGCCAGAGTGGACAAAGGAGGCGGTTCCGTCCGCAGTGCCAGAGGAGTCTTCTACTGGGTCTATGCAGATGGAACGTACAAAGTCACTAATGACCTGG CTGGTCAGACTGTGCTCGCAGAGGGGAAGTCTGGTACACGCGCCTACGGTTGGCACACATTGACACTAACAGTCCAA GGGCAGTATGCATTTGGACTTCTGAACGGATACCCTCTGTGGAAGAACGCTGTGGCGCTCACTCCCAAAAACGGCTGGGCGGCCATTGGGACAAACTCGTATGAACTGGCTCAGTTTGATAACTTTGCAGTGAAAGCAGAGTAA